One segment of Meriones unguiculatus strain TT.TT164.6M chromosome 3, Bangor_MerUng_6.1, whole genome shotgun sequence DNA contains the following:
- the Slc45a1 gene encoding proton-associated sugar transporter A isoform X1: protein MIPPGSSAPPGEALFPSVAPQDLWRSPSYSGSVTRHISHRANNFKRHPKRRKYIRPSPPPPPNTPCPLELVDFGDLHPQRSFRELLFNGCILFGIEFSYAMETAYVTPVLLQMGLPDQLYSLVWFISPILGFLLQPLLGAWSDRCTSRFGRRRPFILVLAIGALLGLSLLLNGRDIGVALADTATNHKWGILLTVCGVVLMDFSADSADNPSHAYMMDVCGPVDQDRGLNIHALMAGLGGGFGYVVGGIHWDKTSFGRALGGQLRVIYIFTAITLSVTTVLTLISIPERPLRPLGEKRTAMKSPSLPLPPSPPVLLEEGAGDTVPSAAATSLYASFSSPISPPSPLTPKYGSFISRDSSLTGINEFASSFGTSNIDSVLIDCFTAGHDNYLALPGSVPRQAISVSFPRAPDGFYCQERGLLERREGPLTLGSDGDVLRVGSLDTSKPRASGILKRPQTLPLPDVAGGNGPETSRRRTVTFSQQVANILLNGVKYESELTGSSEQSEQPLSLRRLCSTIYHMPKALRNLCVNHFLGWLSFEGMLLFYTDFMGEVVFQGDPKAPHTSEAYQKYNSGVTMGCWGMCIYAFSAAFYSAILEKLEECLSVRTLYFIAYLAFGLGTGLATLSRNPYVVLSLCTTYGILFSTLCTLPYSLLCDYYQSKKFAGSSADGTRRGMGVDISLLSCQYFLAQILVSLVLGPLTSAVGSANGVMYFSSLVSFLGCLYSSLCVTYEIPSGDAADEEHQPLLLNV, encoded by the exons ATGATCCCCCCAGGAAGCAGCGCCCCTCCGGGAGAGGCCCTCTTCCCCagtgtggctccccaggacttgtGGAGGTCTCCCAGCTACTCAGGCTCCGTGACCCGTCACATCAGCCACCGGGCCAACAACTTCAAGCGCCACCCCAAGAGGAGGAAGTACATCCGACCCTCTCCACCCCCGCCCCCCAACACCCCGTGTCCCCTCGAGCTGGTGGACTTTGGGGACCTGCACCCCCAGAGGTCGTTTCGGGAGCTGCTTTTCAATGGCTGCATTCTGTTCGGCATTGAGTTCAGCTACGCCATGGAGACGGCGTACGTGACCCCGGTGCTCCTGCAGATGGGCCTGCCCGACCAGCTGTACAGCCTGGTGTGGTTCATCAGCCCCATCCTTG GATTCCTGCTGCAGCCTCTGCTGGGTGCCTGGAGTGACCGATGTACCTCAAGGTTTGGAAGGCGGCGCCCTTTCATTCTTGTCCTGGCCATAG GCGCATTGCTGGGCCTGTCGCTCTTGCTCAACGGAAGGGACATTGGTGTGGCCCTGGCTGACACGGCCACCAACCACAAGTGGGGTATCCTCCTGACGGTGTGCGGCGTGGTGCTGATGGATTTCAGTGCCGACTCCGCGGACAACCCCAGCCACGCCTACATGATGGACGTGTGCGGCCCAGTGGACCAGGACCGGGGCCTGAACATCCATGCCCTCATGGCTG GCCTCGGAGGAGGGTTCGGCTATGTGGTCGGGGGCATACACTGGGACAAAACCAGCTTCGGGAGGGCCCTGGGGGGCCAGCTCCGTGTCATCTACATCTTCACCGCCATCACCCTGAGCGTCACCACTGTGCTCACCCTGATTAGCATCCCCGAGAGGCCCCTTCGGCCCCTGGGCGAGAAGAGGACAGCTATGAAGAGCCCGAGCCTCCCGTTGCCCCCCTCCCCACCCGTCCTGTTGGAGGAGGGGGCCGGCGACACCGTCCCCTCCGCCGCAGCCACCAGCTTGTACGCCagtttctccagccccatctcgccacccagccctctcacccccaAGTATGGCAGCTTCATCAGCAGGGACAGCTCCCTCACGGGCATCAATGAGTTCGCATCGTCCTTCGGCACCTCCAACATCGACAGCGTGCTCATTGACTGCTTCACCGCGGGCCACGACAATTACCTGGCTCTCCCCGGCAGCGTCCCCAGGCAGGCCATCAGCGTCAGCTTTCCTCGGGCCCCCGACGGCTTCTATTGCCAGGAGCGGGGGCtgctggagaggagagaggggccccTGACCTTGGGCTCGGATGGGGATGTGCTCAGGGTAGGCTCTCTGGACACGTCTAAGCCTCGGGCCTCAGGGATCCTGAAGAGGCCCCAGACCTTACCACTCCCCGACGTGGCTGGAGGAAATGGCCCTGAAACCAGCAGGAGAAGGACCGTGACCTTCAGCCAACAG GTTGCGAACATCCTCCTGAATGGCGTGAAGTATGAGAGTGAGCTGACGGGCTCCAGCGAGCAGTCGGAGCAGCCTCTGTCCCTGCGGCGCCTCTGCTCCACCATCTACCACATGCCCAAGGCGCTGCGCAATCTCTGTGTCAACCACTTCCTGG GGTGGCTCTCCTTTGAGGGCATGCTGCTCTTCTACACGGACTTCATGGGCGAGGTGGTGTTTCAGGGCGACCCGAAGGCGCCGCACACGTCGGAAGCCTATCAGAAGTACAACAGCGGCGTGACCATGGGCTGCTGGGGCATGTGCATTTACGCCTTCAGCGCCGCCTTCTACTCAG CTATCCTGGAGAAACTAGAGGAATGCCTGAGCGTCCGCACCCTCTACTTCATCGCCTACCTCGCCTTCGGCCTGGGCACGGGGTTGGCCACGCTCTCCAGGAACCCGTACGTGGTCCTGTCCCTCTGCACCACCTATGGCATCCTGTTCTCTACGCTCTGTACCCTGCCCTACTCCCTGCTGTGCGATTACTACCAGAGTAAGAAG TTTGCAGGGTCCAGCGCAGATGGCACACGGCGTGGCATGGGCGTGGACATCTCCCTGCTTAGCTGCCAGTACTTTCTGGCTCAGATCCTTGTCTCTCTGGTCCTGGGGCCCCTGACTTCGGCTGTGGGCAGTGCCAACGGCGTGATGTACTTCTCCAGCCTCGTGTCCTTCCTCGGCTGCCTCTACTCCTCCCTGTGTGTCACCTATGAAATTCCCTCTGGTGATGCGGCGGATGAGGAGCACCAGCCCCTCCTGTTGAATGTCTGA
- the Slc45a1 gene encoding proton-associated sugar transporter A isoform X3, with translation MDFSADSADNPSHAYMMDVCGPVDQDRGLNIHALMAGLGGGFGYVVGGIHWDKTSFGRALGGQLRVIYIFTAITLSVTTVLTLISIPERPLRPLGEKRTAMKSPSLPLPPSPPVLLEEGAGDTVPSAAATSLYASFSSPISPPSPLTPKYGSFISRDSSLTGINEFASSFGTSNIDSVLIDCFTAGHDNYLALPGSVPRQAISVSFPRAPDGFYCQERGLLERREGPLTLGSDGDVLRVGSLDTSKPRASGILKRPQTLPLPDVAGGNGPETSRRRTVTFSQQVANILLNGVKYESELTGSSEQSEQPLSLRRLCSTIYHMPKALRNLCVNHFLGWLSFEGMLLFYTDFMGEVVFQGDPKAPHTSEAYQKYNSGVTMGCWGMCIYAFSAAFYSAILEKLEECLSVRTLYFIAYLAFGLGTGLATLSRNPYVVLSLCTTYGILFSTLCTLPYSLLCDYYQSKKFAGSSADGTRRGMGVDISLLSCQYFLAQILVSLVLGPLTSAVGSANGVMYFSSLVSFLGCLYSSLCVTYEIPSGDAADEEHQPLLLNV, from the exons ATGGATTTCAGTGCCGACTCCGCGGACAACCCCAGCCACGCCTACATGATGGACGTGTGCGGCCCAGTGGACCAGGACCGGGGCCTGAACATCCATGCCCTCATGGCTG GCCTCGGAGGAGGGTTCGGCTATGTGGTCGGGGGCATACACTGGGACAAAACCAGCTTCGGGAGGGCCCTGGGGGGCCAGCTCCGTGTCATCTACATCTTCACCGCCATCACCCTGAGCGTCACCACTGTGCTCACCCTGATTAGCATCCCCGAGAGGCCCCTTCGGCCCCTGGGCGAGAAGAGGACAGCTATGAAGAGCCCGAGCCTCCCGTTGCCCCCCTCCCCACCCGTCCTGTTGGAGGAGGGGGCCGGCGACACCGTCCCCTCCGCCGCAGCCACCAGCTTGTACGCCagtttctccagccccatctcgccacccagccctctcacccccaAGTATGGCAGCTTCATCAGCAGGGACAGCTCCCTCACGGGCATCAATGAGTTCGCATCGTCCTTCGGCACCTCCAACATCGACAGCGTGCTCATTGACTGCTTCACCGCGGGCCACGACAATTACCTGGCTCTCCCCGGCAGCGTCCCCAGGCAGGCCATCAGCGTCAGCTTTCCTCGGGCCCCCGACGGCTTCTATTGCCAGGAGCGGGGGCtgctggagaggagagaggggccccTGACCTTGGGCTCGGATGGGGATGTGCTCAGGGTAGGCTCTCTGGACACGTCTAAGCCTCGGGCCTCAGGGATCCTGAAGAGGCCCCAGACCTTACCACTCCCCGACGTGGCTGGAGGAAATGGCCCTGAAACCAGCAGGAGAAGGACCGTGACCTTCAGCCAACAG GTTGCGAACATCCTCCTGAATGGCGTGAAGTATGAGAGTGAGCTGACGGGCTCCAGCGAGCAGTCGGAGCAGCCTCTGTCCCTGCGGCGCCTCTGCTCCACCATCTACCACATGCCCAAGGCGCTGCGCAATCTCTGTGTCAACCACTTCCTGG GGTGGCTCTCCTTTGAGGGCATGCTGCTCTTCTACACGGACTTCATGGGCGAGGTGGTGTTTCAGGGCGACCCGAAGGCGCCGCACACGTCGGAAGCCTATCAGAAGTACAACAGCGGCGTGACCATGGGCTGCTGGGGCATGTGCATTTACGCCTTCAGCGCCGCCTTCTACTCAG CTATCCTGGAGAAACTAGAGGAATGCCTGAGCGTCCGCACCCTCTACTTCATCGCCTACCTCGCCTTCGGCCTGGGCACGGGGTTGGCCACGCTCTCCAGGAACCCGTACGTGGTCCTGTCCCTCTGCACCACCTATGGCATCCTGTTCTCTACGCTCTGTACCCTGCCCTACTCCCTGCTGTGCGATTACTACCAGAGTAAGAAG TTTGCAGGGTCCAGCGCAGATGGCACACGGCGTGGCATGGGCGTGGACATCTCCCTGCTTAGCTGCCAGTACTTTCTGGCTCAGATCCTTGTCTCTCTGGTCCTGGGGCCCCTGACTTCGGCTGTGGGCAGTGCCAACGGCGTGATGTACTTCTCCAGCCTCGTGTCCTTCCTCGGCTGCCTCTACTCCTCCCTGTGTGTCACCTATGAAATTCCCTCTGGTGATGCGGCGGATGAGGAGCACCAGCCCCTCCTGTTGAATGTCTGA
- the Slc45a1 gene encoding proton-associated sugar transporter A isoform X2: protein MGLWGITGFLLQPLLGAWSDRCTSRFGRRRPFILVLAIGALLGLSLLLNGRDIGVALADTATNHKWGILLTVCGVVLMDFSADSADNPSHAYMMDVCGPVDQDRGLNIHALMAGLGGGFGYVVGGIHWDKTSFGRALGGQLRVIYIFTAITLSVTTVLTLISIPERPLRPLGEKRTAMKSPSLPLPPSPPVLLEEGAGDTVPSAAATSLYASFSSPISPPSPLTPKYGSFISRDSSLTGINEFASSFGTSNIDSVLIDCFTAGHDNYLALPGSVPRQAISVSFPRAPDGFYCQERGLLERREGPLTLGSDGDVLRVGSLDTSKPRASGILKRPQTLPLPDVAGGNGPETSRRRTVTFSQQVANILLNGVKYESELTGSSEQSEQPLSLRRLCSTIYHMPKALRNLCVNHFLGWLSFEGMLLFYTDFMGEVVFQGDPKAPHTSEAYQKYNSGVTMGCWGMCIYAFSAAFYSAILEKLEECLSVRTLYFIAYLAFGLGTGLATLSRNPYVVLSLCTTYGILFSTLCTLPYSLLCDYYQSKKFAGSSADGTRRGMGVDISLLSCQYFLAQILVSLVLGPLTSAVGSANGVMYFSSLVSFLGCLYSSLCVTYEIPSGDAADEEHQPLLLNV, encoded by the exons ATGGGGCTGTGGGGAATCACAG GATTCCTGCTGCAGCCTCTGCTGGGTGCCTGGAGTGACCGATGTACCTCAAGGTTTGGAAGGCGGCGCCCTTTCATTCTTGTCCTGGCCATAG GCGCATTGCTGGGCCTGTCGCTCTTGCTCAACGGAAGGGACATTGGTGTGGCCCTGGCTGACACGGCCACCAACCACAAGTGGGGTATCCTCCTGACGGTGTGCGGCGTGGTGCTGATGGATTTCAGTGCCGACTCCGCGGACAACCCCAGCCACGCCTACATGATGGACGTGTGCGGCCCAGTGGACCAGGACCGGGGCCTGAACATCCATGCCCTCATGGCTG GCCTCGGAGGAGGGTTCGGCTATGTGGTCGGGGGCATACACTGGGACAAAACCAGCTTCGGGAGGGCCCTGGGGGGCCAGCTCCGTGTCATCTACATCTTCACCGCCATCACCCTGAGCGTCACCACTGTGCTCACCCTGATTAGCATCCCCGAGAGGCCCCTTCGGCCCCTGGGCGAGAAGAGGACAGCTATGAAGAGCCCGAGCCTCCCGTTGCCCCCCTCCCCACCCGTCCTGTTGGAGGAGGGGGCCGGCGACACCGTCCCCTCCGCCGCAGCCACCAGCTTGTACGCCagtttctccagccccatctcgccacccagccctctcacccccaAGTATGGCAGCTTCATCAGCAGGGACAGCTCCCTCACGGGCATCAATGAGTTCGCATCGTCCTTCGGCACCTCCAACATCGACAGCGTGCTCATTGACTGCTTCACCGCGGGCCACGACAATTACCTGGCTCTCCCCGGCAGCGTCCCCAGGCAGGCCATCAGCGTCAGCTTTCCTCGGGCCCCCGACGGCTTCTATTGCCAGGAGCGGGGGCtgctggagaggagagaggggccccTGACCTTGGGCTCGGATGGGGATGTGCTCAGGGTAGGCTCTCTGGACACGTCTAAGCCTCGGGCCTCAGGGATCCTGAAGAGGCCCCAGACCTTACCACTCCCCGACGTGGCTGGAGGAAATGGCCCTGAAACCAGCAGGAGAAGGACCGTGACCTTCAGCCAACAG GTTGCGAACATCCTCCTGAATGGCGTGAAGTATGAGAGTGAGCTGACGGGCTCCAGCGAGCAGTCGGAGCAGCCTCTGTCCCTGCGGCGCCTCTGCTCCACCATCTACCACATGCCCAAGGCGCTGCGCAATCTCTGTGTCAACCACTTCCTGG GGTGGCTCTCCTTTGAGGGCATGCTGCTCTTCTACACGGACTTCATGGGCGAGGTGGTGTTTCAGGGCGACCCGAAGGCGCCGCACACGTCGGAAGCCTATCAGAAGTACAACAGCGGCGTGACCATGGGCTGCTGGGGCATGTGCATTTACGCCTTCAGCGCCGCCTTCTACTCAG CTATCCTGGAGAAACTAGAGGAATGCCTGAGCGTCCGCACCCTCTACTTCATCGCCTACCTCGCCTTCGGCCTGGGCACGGGGTTGGCCACGCTCTCCAGGAACCCGTACGTGGTCCTGTCCCTCTGCACCACCTATGGCATCCTGTTCTCTACGCTCTGTACCCTGCCCTACTCCCTGCTGTGCGATTACTACCAGAGTAAGAAG TTTGCAGGGTCCAGCGCAGATGGCACACGGCGTGGCATGGGCGTGGACATCTCCCTGCTTAGCTGCCAGTACTTTCTGGCTCAGATCCTTGTCTCTCTGGTCCTGGGGCCCCTGACTTCGGCTGTGGGCAGTGCCAACGGCGTGATGTACTTCTCCAGCCTCGTGTCCTTCCTCGGCTGCCTCTACTCCTCCCTGTGTGTCACCTATGAAATTCCCTCTGGTGATGCGGCGGATGAGGAGCACCAGCCCCTCCTGTTGAATGTCTGA